From a region of the Castanea sativa cultivar Marrone di Chiusa Pesio chromosome 10, ASM4071231v1 genome:
- the LOC142612041 gene encoding uncharacterized protein LOC142612041, translated as MCKVFPSSLNPTALRWFNGLRKGSIHSFSELIQEFGVRFMTCSQVPQPVDALLSMKMGAGETLRNYTNRYWELYNEIGGGNEKIAASTFRMGLPDESRLRESLMRRPSKDMRQLMRHIKEYKQLKDDRLLNKGKAPVINYPRNIGFQPRPRKDLRIQDSGPGMGEVNVAFKESVHRIVDRIKNEPYFKWPNKMAGDPSRRN; from the coding sequence atgtgtaaggttttccctTCAAGCCTCAACCCCACCgctttgaggtggttcaacggatTAAGGAAAGGCTCGATCCATAGCTTTTCAGAGTTGATCCAGGAATTTGGGGTACGATTCATGACTTGCAGCCAAGTTCCGCAGCCCGTGGACGCGTTACTATCGATGAAAATGGGGGCTGGGGAGACCCTTCGCAACTATACTAACCGATACTGGGAACTGTATAACGAGATCGGCGGGGGCAACGAAAAGATTGCGGCAAGTACTTTTCGAATGGGGTTGCCTGATGAATCCAGACTGAGGGAATCATTGATGAGAAGGCCTTCCAAGGATATGAGGCAACTGATGAGGCATATCAAGGAGTATAAGCAGTTAAAAGACGATCGATTACTAAACAAAGGGAAGGCCCCGGTCATAAATTACCCTCGGAATATCGGTTTCCAACCCAGACCCCGGAAGGATCTAAGGATTCAAGACTCAGGGCCAGGAATGGGAGAGGTGAATGTAGCTTTTAAGGAATCAGTACACAGGATTGTCGATCGAATAAAAAACGAGCCGTACTTTAAGTGGCCGAACAAGATGGCGGGCGACCCATCGAGAAGAAATTAG